The genomic region GTAGGAATAAGCGCCCACTGCATAGAAGGCCACGTAACCCAGATCGAGAAGACCGGCGAGGCCCACCACGATGTTGAGGCCCCAGGCCAGCATCACATAGATGAGGATCTGGACGCCGAAATTGTCGACCCATTTGAGCGATCCCTGCCAGCCGAGGAAGGCGACGATCAGGATCGGATAGACAAAAAGGAAGGCGACGCCGAGACGCGAGAAGTGGCGGCGCACGAAAGATGGGCTTTCGACCGCAAGGGCAGGCTGCTGCTTGCTCTTGGCAAGCTTGCGCGCCTCCAGCCAGGGCTGGGTAAAGGCAACGAACAGGAAACGGCCAATGGCGGCCAGCACGACGATGACGGCCAGCGCACCCCAGCGCTGTTGCAGCACCAGTTCATTGTTGATGTTCTGATCGGTCTTGAAACCGATGATGAGGCAGAAGAGGCCCAGCGCCAGAAGACCGGCGAAGAACCCTTCACGAATGGCCCGGCCAAAAAGGGAATCCGGGCGTGAACTCGACTGTGCAGCCATGATTATACCTTTTCGACTTCAGGACGGCCAAGAATGCCGGACGGCATGAAGATCAGCACGATGGCGAGGATCGAGAACGCGGCAACGTCCTTGTAATCGATCGAGAAATAAGCCGACCACAACGCTTCGATGAGACCGATGAGCAGGCCACCGACCACAGCGCCAGGAAGCGATCCGATACCACCCAGAACCGCTGCCGTGAACGCCTTGACGCCGGGGATGAAGCCGTCGGCAAAGGAAATCACACCATAGAAGGAGAGGTAGAGCGTACCGGCCACTGCCGCGAGCATGGCACCCATCACGAAGGTGAGCGAAATGACGCGATCGACATTGATGCCGAGAAGCGCGGCCATCTTCCGGTCCTGCTCGCAGGCGCGCTGCGCACGGCCGAGCGAGGTGCGATTGACGATATACCAGAAGATCGTCAGCAGCACCGCGGTTACCACGATGACAACGATCTGCTTCAGCGAAATCGTCACATTCGTACCGAAGAGATTGAAGGAGCCGTTCAGAAGCTGAGGCACCGGCTTGTTACGCGGGCCTTGCGTAACCTGAACGAAATTCGACAAGGCAATCGACATGCCGATAGCCGTGATCAACGGCGCGAGGCGGAACGAACCGCGCAACGGCCGATAGGCCACGCGTTCGATCGTCCAGCTCCACAAGCCTGTCAGCAGCATGGCGACGATCATCATCAGAAGAAGCATCAGCGCAATCGGCAGGGCACCGATGAATGTTGTGATGATGAGAAAAACAATCAGCGCCATGAAGGCGCCGAGCATGAAGACATCGCCATGAGCAAAGTTGATCATGCCGATAATGCCATAGACCATCGTGTAGCCGATGGCGATCAGGCCATAGATCGAGCCGAGCGCGAGCCCGTTGATCACCTGCTGGAAGAAATATTCCATCGAGAAGCCACCCATTTTACCGTCCGGGGTTTTTTTGACGCATCTTTATTTCGTGCGCCTTCATTTTATTCCCGGCTATTTACACCTAACGGCTGTATAGAGGAATGCAAGCCCCTTTTGTCTCCGACAAAAGACTAAGGGCATCATCCTTCCACAAACTAGTTATGTCCCCTAACAAACGTCCTGTATATGTTTTTTTCTCCTACCCGGGGCGCCTTATTCCACATTTTTTGCACGACCGGAAAGCCAAAAAATAGGGAGGCCGTTAAGAAAATTACCGACCGTACCCACTTTATGGTCTTTGGGACGCCAGCCTGCAAGCGCGGCTGAGGCGGATTTGGTTTCCGAACCGGAGAATTTTCACCCATACCTAGCGCCAAAACCTGTTTCCCCAATAGACCCTACGCGACTGTGAACCCGTGTGCAAAGGGATCGCGATCATCGATGAAGATCGTGTTGTAGCCGGTCATGCGCGCCCAACCTGCGATTGACGGCACGATTGCAGGACGCCCGGCGACTTCCGCAGCGCGCTCCACGCGGCCATGGAAGAGCGATCCGATGATGGATTCATGCACGAACTCGTCGCCCGGCTTCAGCTTGCCCTTGGCTGCCAGCTGCGCCATGCGCGCAGACGTACCGGTACCGCAGGGCGAACGGTCGATTGCCTTGTCGCCATAAAAGACCGCATTGCGGGCATGCGCTTCCGGATGCTTGGCCTTGCCGGTCCATAGAATATGGCTCAGACGGTTGATGTCAGGCAGCAGCGGATGCTGGAACTTGTACTTCTCGTTCAGCCGCTGGCGCAGGACGGGACTCCAGGCGATCAGCTGCAACGCGGAATAATCTTCCATGTCCGTGTAATTTTCTTGCGGCTCGACAATGGCGTAGAAATTGCCGCCATAAGCCACGTCGACCTTGAGGCTTCCAAGGTCGGGACATTCGACTTCAAGCCCCTCGGCATAAAGGAAGGCCGGGACATTGGTGAGGCGAACACGGTCGACATACTGGCCGTTCTGCTCATACTCGATGGCCACCAGACCGGCAGGCGTATCGAGATTGAGCTTGCCCGGCGTCTTCGGCGTCACCAGCCCCTGCTCTATCGCCATCGTGACGGTGCCGATGGTGCCGTGGCCGCACATCGGCAGGCAGCCGGACGTTTCGATGAAAAGCACCGCCACATCGCAATCAGGCCGCGTGGGCGGGTAGAGAATGGAGCCGGACATCATGTCGTGGCCGCGCGGCTCGAACATAAGCCCCGTGCGAATCCAGTCATATTCCGCCAGAAAATGCGCGCGCTTTTCCATCATGGTCGAACCTTCGAGGTTCGGCCCGCCGCCGGCCACCAGACGCACCGGATTGCCGCAGGTATGCCCGTCGACGCAGAAGAAGGAATGTCTTGCCATGATGGTCAGTTCCGAAAACGTTGTGGCTTGAAAGGTTCGATGTCGATTGCCGGCGCGGCACCCGTGATGAGATCGCGGATAAGCCGCCCGGTCGCCGCCGACTGCGTGAGGCCAAGATGGCCATGGCCGAAGCCGTAATAGATGTTGCCGCCCGCCGAGGCCCGGCCGATGACCGGAACGGAGTCCGGCATGGATGGCCGATAGCCCATCCATTGCCGCCCGCCTTCCGTGCGCAGGCCCGGCAGAAACATGGAAGCCTTCTTTAGCATGGCTTCGGACCGCGCGAAATTGGGCGGCAGGTCCAGCCCGCCGAACTCGACAGCGCCGCCGACGCGCAGGCCCGTTTCCATCGGCGTGATGACGAAACCGTGGCCGGGAAAAGTCAGCTGGCGCTTCACATCGAAACTGCCGACCGGCAGGGTCGTATTGTAACCGCGTTCCGTGTCGAGCGGCACTGCATCGCCAAAGCCTTTGGCGAGATCACGCGACCAGGCGCCGGCCATCAGGACAAGGTGCGCCGCCCGGATTTCGGTCCCATCATCGAGACGAACGCTCGCCCCGCCATTGACTGGCCTTGCATTCGTGACCTTTGCCTGAAGGAAGCGTGCGCCCCTGCTTTCCGCATAGGCCCAGATCGCCTTGCCGAACAGCTTCGGATCGCTGACATTCTTCCAGCCCGGAACGAAAGTTCCGGCTACGAAACGCGGGCTCAGGCCCGGCTGCAATTCGGCAAGCCGATCACCGCGCACGTGTTCATAGGTAATTCCGGCATTTTCCCGAACATCCCAGCCGGGCTGCGAGGCCGCAAGCTCGGCTTCGCTCTCATAAAGTTCCAGATTGCCGTTTTCGCGCAAGCGATCGCGCAGGCCCGCCCTGTCGATCAGGCCCATCATCTCGCTGCCGGCAAGCCGCATGATGTCGGCCTGCGCAATCGCGGTTTTTGCCAAAGCATCCGCGCTGCTGGCCCGCCAGAACCGGTAAAGCCAGGGCACCATTTTTGGAAAATAGGAAGGACGGATCGTAAACGGCCCGAGCGGGTCCATCAGCCAGCCCGGCACCTT from Brucella intermedia LMG 3301 harbors:
- a CDS encoding branched-chain amino acid ABC transporter permease, giving the protein MEYFFQQVINGLALGSIYGLIAIGYTMVYGIIGMINFAHGDVFMLGAFMALIVFLIITTFIGALPIALMLLLMMIVAMLLTGLWSWTIERVAYRPLRGSFRLAPLITAIGMSIALSNFVQVTQGPRNKPVPQLLNGSFNLFGTNVTISLKQIVVIVVTAVLLTIFWYIVNRTSLGRAQRACEQDRKMAALLGINVDRVISLTFVMGAMLAAVAGTLYLSFYGVISFADGFIPGVKAFTAAVLGGIGSLPGAVVGGLLIGLIEALWSAYFSIDYKDVAAFSILAIVLIFMPSGILGRPEVEKV
- a CDS encoding 4-hydroxyproline epimerase — protein: MARHSFFCVDGHTCGNPVRLVAGGGPNLEGSTMMEKRAHFLAEYDWIRTGLMFEPRGHDMMSGSILYPPTRPDCDVAVLFIETSGCLPMCGHGTIGTVTMAIEQGLVTPKTPGKLNLDTPAGLVAIEYEQNGQYVDRVRLTNVPAFLYAEGLEVECPDLGSLKVDVAYGGNFYAIVEPQENYTDMEDYSALQLIAWSPVLRQRLNEKYKFQHPLLPDINRLSHILWTGKAKHPEAHARNAVFYGDKAIDRSPCGTGTSARMAQLAAKGKLKPGDEFVHESIIGSLFHGRVERAAEVAGRPAIVPSIAGWARMTGYNTIFIDDRDPFAHGFTVA
- a CDS encoding NAD(P)/FAD-dependent oxidoreductase, with amino-acid sequence MKSDPQGQQDVLIIGGGIVGVATAALLAEAGRQVLVIDRTGICEETSSGNAAALAFSDILPLASKGVMRKVPGWLMDPLGPFTIRPSYFPKMVPWLYRFWRASSADALAKTAIAQADIMRLAGSEMMGLIDRAGLRDRLRENGNLELYESEAELAASQPGWDVRENAGITYEHVRGDRLAELQPGLSPRFVAGTFVPGWKNVSDPKLFGKAIWAYAESRGARFLQAKVTNARPVNGGASVRLDDGTEIRAAHLVLMAGAWSRDLAKGFGDAVPLDTERGYNTTLPVGSFDVKRQLTFPGHGFVITPMETGLRVGGAVEFGGLDLPPNFARSEAMLKKASMFLPGLRTEGGRQWMGYRPSMPDSVPVIGRASAGGNIYYGFGHGHLGLTQSAATGRLIRDLITGAAPAIDIEPFKPQRFRN